From Anticarsia gemmatalis isolate Benzon Research Colony breed Stoneville strain chromosome 27, ilAntGemm2 primary, whole genome shotgun sequence, one genomic window encodes:
- the CycT gene encoding cyclin T isoform X1, with product MAGGQEKWYFTKDQLLNSPSRKCGLDADKELAYRQQAANLIQDMGQRLQVSQLCINTAIVYMHRFFAFHSFTQFHRNAIAAAALFLAAKVEEQPRKLEYVIKVAHVCLHRGESVNALTAEQYQEQAQDLVFNENVLLQTLGFDVAIDHPHTHVVRTCHLVKAPKDLAQTSYFMASNSLHLTTMCLQYRPTVVACFCIHLASKWSNWAIPQSNEGRHWFSYVDRSVTTELLERLTAEFLLIFEKCPSRLKRKMMNVKADGSSPHSLPANASGSGVANSPFDKKHPPPSDEIDKSFDKEYERERRRQPVPGGYVPATSSQPGQPPPQKIDYNLYRDREKREREDRERREERERRQQAMAAQQRASAGRPPSGAAPPPHHQRPAQQHHHKPHHPWPQQHKQHHQKPPHDHRHHRPPVPGPSAAPAPSAHPPQPPAQPDLPPQRTRPPSLFSPESAINPTAAAASAPRPRPQPPAQPSQPPPQPSHRPKPEVSSRPPNPAPAPVVPPPVMQEVQRLEQRPLSPHRKRPDPTAAIREMQPPAILSPFSSPPSKERPKSRQRVLSNSEPELVPVVKKLDETPGYENVIRDSQRGGAIKTRVPERSIKVEPPARPLNGIETDPAQVSNLLKESLAKPAPITVVTERKSPEVKREPVIEPPAPPPVVQPPPQPVEPTPQAPEETSEHRHSKKEKKKKDKHKHKDRDKSKEERKKHKKDKDKRRDSPPPAPPVEQPADGALRITIPKEKLATSPGLKIKIPKERLAAPPPPPQAPGLKIKISRDLLDAGRKRPPPPDAGPPPKHARHNGAPHHHKVGWHFPPPYRQPLPYYMVRPPPPPLYYGVPLDGYGYYGMDGYLYQPQAPQPPQPRAPRPPPPQPPLPAMPPPPVPPPPPE from the exons GTGGAGGAGCAGCCCAGAAAATTGGAGTATGTTATAAAAGTGGCACACGTATGCCTCCACAGAGGTGAGAGTGTCAACGCTCTCACGGCGGAACAGTACCAAGAACAg GCCCAGGACCTGGTATTCAACGAGAACGTACTCCTACAGACATTAGGGTTCGATGTCGCGATAGACCACCCGCACACGCACGTTGTACGGACATGTCACCTTGTCAAAG CGCCGAAGGACTTGGCTCAGACGTCGTACTTCATGGCGTCCAACAGTCTACACTTGACAACCATGTGCTTACAATACAGGCCGACGGTGGTGGCTTGTTTCTGTATACATTTAGCGTCGAAATGGAGCAATTGGGCG ATCCCTCAATCGAACGAGGGCCGCCACTGGTTCTCGTACGTGGACCGCTCAGTCACCACGGAGCTGCTGGAGCGGCTCACGGCCGAGTTCCTGCTCATCTTCGAGAAGTGCCCCTCCAGGCTCAAGAGGAAGATGATGAATGTTAAAGCTG ATGGTAGTTCGCCACACTCATTGCCCGCGAACGCGTCGGGCTCCGGCGTCGCGAACTCGCCCTTCGACAAGAAGCACCCGCCGCCCAGCGACGAGATCGACAAGTCCTTTGACAAAG AGTATGAACGCGAGAGGCGTCGTCAGCCGGTCCCCGGCGGCTACGTGCCCGCGACCTCCTCACAACCCGGCCAGCCTCCGCCACAGAAGATAGACTACAACCTGTACAGGGACAGAGAGAAGAGGGAGAGGGAAGACCGGGAGAGGCGGGAGGAGCGAGAGAGACGGCAGCAGGCCATGGCGGCGCAGCAGCGCGCCAGCGCGGGGCGGCCGCCGTcgggcgccgcgccgccgccgcaccacCAGCGGCCGGCGCAGCAGCACCACCACAAGCCGCACCACCCCTGGCCGCAGCAGCACAAGCAGCACCACCAGAAGCCGCCGCACGACCACCGCCACCACCGCCCGCCCGTGCCCGGCCCgtccgccgcgcccgcgccctcCGCCCACCCGCCGCAGCCGCCGGCGCAGCCCGACCTGCCCCCGCAGCGGACCCGCCCCCCCTCCTTGTTCTCGCCCGAGAGCGCCATCAACCCCACCGCGGCGGCGGCGTCCGCCCCGCGCCCCCGCCCGCAGCCCCCCGCGCAGCCGAGCCAGCCGCCCCCGCAGCCCTCGCACAGGCCGAAGCCGGAGGTCTCGTCTCGGCCGCCCaaccccgcgcccgcgcccgtcGTCCCGCCCCCCGTCATGCAGGAAGTTCAGCGACTCGAGCAGAGGCCTCTGAGTCCGCACAGAAAGCGGCCCGATCCGACTGCCGCCATCAGAGAGATGCAACCCCCCGCCATCCTCTCCCCCTTCTCGTCGCCGCCCTCCAAGGAGCGACCGAAATCGAGGCAGCGCGTCCTGTCCAACTCTGAGCCGGAACTGGTCCCCGTGGTCAAGAAACTGGACGAGACGCCCGGATACGAGAACGTGATCCGAGACTCGCAGAGAGGAGGCGCCATCAAAACGCGCGTTCCCGAGCGATCTATCAAGGTGGAACCTCCCGCGAGACCGCTGAACGGTATCGAGACCGACCCGGCGCAGGTGTCGAACTTGCTCAAGGAGAGTCTAGCGAAACCGGCGCCGATCACCGTGGTGACCGAGAGGAAATCGCCCGAGGTGAAGCGCGAGCCGGTGATCGAACCGCCGGCGCCGCCCCCCGTCGTTCAGCCTCCCCCGCAGCCCGTGGAGCCGACGCCCCAGGCGCCCGAGGAGACGTCCGAGCACAGACATAgcaagaaagaaaagaaaaagaaggacaaacacaaacacaaagaCCGCGACAAGTCCAAGGAGGAGAGGAAGAAGCACAAGAAGGACAAGGACAAGCGGCGAGACagcccgccgcccgcgccgcccgtcGAGCAGCCCGCGGACGGCGCGCTGCGCATCACCATTCCCAAGGAGAAGCTGGCCACCAGCCCCGGCCTCAAGATCAAGATCCCCAAGGAGCGGCTGGCGgcgccgccgcccccgccgcAGGCGCCCGGCCTCAAGATCAAGATCTCGCGCGACCTGCTGGACGCCGGCCGCAagcgcccgccgccgcccgacGCGGGCCCGCCGCCCAAGCACGCGCGCCACAACGGAGCGCCGCACCACCACAAGGTAGGCTGGCATTTCCCTCCCCCCTACAGGCAGCCGCTGCCCTACTACATGGtgcggccgccgccgccgccgctgtaCTACGGCGTGCCCCTGGACGGCTACGGCTACTACGGCATGGACGGCTACCTGTACCAGCCGCAGGCCCCGCAGCCCCCGCAgccccgcgcgccgcgcccCCCGCCGCCGCAGCCCCCGCTGCCGGCCATGCCCCCGCCGCCCGTACCGCCCCCGCCCCCCGAGTAG
- the CycT gene encoding cyclin T isoform X3 — protein sequence MASNSLHLTTMCLQYRPTVVACFCIHLASKWSNWAIPQSNEGRHWFSYVDRSVTTELLERLTAEFLLIFEKCPSRLKRKMMNVKADGSSPHSLPANASGSGVANSPFDKKHPPPSDEIDKSFDKEYERERRRQPVPGGYVPATSSQPGQPPPQKIDYNLYRDREKREREDRERREERERRQQAMAAQQRASAGRPPSGAAPPPHHQRPAQQHHHKPHHPWPQQHKQHHQKPPHDHRHHRPPVPGPSAAPAPSAHPPQPPAQPDLPPQRTRPPSLFSPESAINPTAAAASAPRPRPQPPAQPSQPPPQPSHRPKPEVSSRPPNPAPAPVVPPPVMQEVQRLEQRPLSPHRKRPDPTAAIREMQPPAILSPFSSPPSKERPKSRQRVLSNSEPELVPVVKKLDETPGYENVIRDSQRGGAIKTRVPERSIKVEPPARPLNGIETDPAQVSNLLKESLAKPAPITVVTERKSPEVKREPVIEPPAPPPVVQPPPQPVEPTPQAPEETSEHRHSKKEKKKKDKHKHKDRDKSKEERKKHKKDKDKRRDSPPPAPPVEQPADGALRITIPKEKLATSPGLKIKIPKERLAAPPPPPQAPGLKIKISRDLLDAGRKRPPPPDAGPPPKHARHNGAPHHHKVGWHFPPPYRQPLPYYMVRPPPPPLYYGVPLDGYGYYGMDGYLYQPQAPQPPQPRAPRPPPPQPPLPAMPPPPVPPPPPE from the exons ATGGCGTCCAACAGTCTACACTTGACAACCATGTGCTTACAATACAGGCCGACGGTGGTGGCTTGTTTCTGTATACATTTAGCGTCGAAATGGAGCAATTGGGCG ATCCCTCAATCGAACGAGGGCCGCCACTGGTTCTCGTACGTGGACCGCTCAGTCACCACGGAGCTGCTGGAGCGGCTCACGGCCGAGTTCCTGCTCATCTTCGAGAAGTGCCCCTCCAGGCTCAAGAGGAAGATGATGAATGTTAAAGCTG ATGGTAGTTCGCCACACTCATTGCCCGCGAACGCGTCGGGCTCCGGCGTCGCGAACTCGCCCTTCGACAAGAAGCACCCGCCGCCCAGCGACGAGATCGACAAGTCCTTTGACAAAG AGTATGAACGCGAGAGGCGTCGTCAGCCGGTCCCCGGCGGCTACGTGCCCGCGACCTCCTCACAACCCGGCCAGCCTCCGCCACAGAAGATAGACTACAACCTGTACAGGGACAGAGAGAAGAGGGAGAGGGAAGACCGGGAGAGGCGGGAGGAGCGAGAGAGACGGCAGCAGGCCATGGCGGCGCAGCAGCGCGCCAGCGCGGGGCGGCCGCCGTcgggcgccgcgccgccgccgcaccacCAGCGGCCGGCGCAGCAGCACCACCACAAGCCGCACCACCCCTGGCCGCAGCAGCACAAGCAGCACCACCAGAAGCCGCCGCACGACCACCGCCACCACCGCCCGCCCGTGCCCGGCCCgtccgccgcgcccgcgccctcCGCCCACCCGCCGCAGCCGCCGGCGCAGCCCGACCTGCCCCCGCAGCGGACCCGCCCCCCCTCCTTGTTCTCGCCCGAGAGCGCCATCAACCCCACCGCGGCGGCGGCGTCCGCCCCGCGCCCCCGCCCGCAGCCCCCCGCGCAGCCGAGCCAGCCGCCCCCGCAGCCCTCGCACAGGCCGAAGCCGGAGGTCTCGTCTCGGCCGCCCaaccccgcgcccgcgcccgtcGTCCCGCCCCCCGTCATGCAGGAAGTTCAGCGACTCGAGCAGAGGCCTCTGAGTCCGCACAGAAAGCGGCCCGATCCGACTGCCGCCATCAGAGAGATGCAACCCCCCGCCATCCTCTCCCCCTTCTCGTCGCCGCCCTCCAAGGAGCGACCGAAATCGAGGCAGCGCGTCCTGTCCAACTCTGAGCCGGAACTGGTCCCCGTGGTCAAGAAACTGGACGAGACGCCCGGATACGAGAACGTGATCCGAGACTCGCAGAGAGGAGGCGCCATCAAAACGCGCGTTCCCGAGCGATCTATCAAGGTGGAACCTCCCGCGAGACCGCTGAACGGTATCGAGACCGACCCGGCGCAGGTGTCGAACTTGCTCAAGGAGAGTCTAGCGAAACCGGCGCCGATCACCGTGGTGACCGAGAGGAAATCGCCCGAGGTGAAGCGCGAGCCGGTGATCGAACCGCCGGCGCCGCCCCCCGTCGTTCAGCCTCCCCCGCAGCCCGTGGAGCCGACGCCCCAGGCGCCCGAGGAGACGTCCGAGCACAGACATAgcaagaaagaaaagaaaaagaaggacaaacacaaacacaaagaCCGCGACAAGTCCAAGGAGGAGAGGAAGAAGCACAAGAAGGACAAGGACAAGCGGCGAGACagcccgccgcccgcgccgcccgtcGAGCAGCCCGCGGACGGCGCGCTGCGCATCACCATTCCCAAGGAGAAGCTGGCCACCAGCCCCGGCCTCAAGATCAAGATCCCCAAGGAGCGGCTGGCGgcgccgccgcccccgccgcAGGCGCCCGGCCTCAAGATCAAGATCTCGCGCGACCTGCTGGACGCCGGCCGCAagcgcccgccgccgcccgacGCGGGCCCGCCGCCCAAGCACGCGCGCCACAACGGAGCGCCGCACCACCACAAGGTAGGCTGGCATTTCCCTCCCCCCTACAGGCAGCCGCTGCCCTACTACATGGtgcggccgccgccgccgccgctgtaCTACGGCGTGCCCCTGGACGGCTACGGCTACTACGGCATGGACGGCTACCTGTACCAGCCGCAGGCCCCGCAGCCCCCGCAgccccgcgcgccgcgcccCCCGCCGCCGCAGCCCCCGCTGCCGGCCATGCCCCCGCCGCCCGTACCGCCCCCGCCCCCCGAGTAG